One Candidatus Nomurabacteria bacterium genomic window carries:
- a CDS encoding NUDIX domain-containing protein → MAINRPKPIEGFKKYFHRKRPSITEVVKEATAGGIVWRRNKKNKIEILLHKDPKERWTIPKGHIEPGETARETAEREIREETGLQEMKVMNWLGKINFQYRRQNSLILMTTHIYLVQAKGDTNNIRKEDFMKSIAWLDANDALEKIEYEDIGKLILLGLKDIRDAGL, encoded by the coding sequence ATGGCAATCAATAGACCAAAACCTATAGAAGGTTTTAAAAAATACTTTCATCGGAAACGCCCAAGTATTACAGAAGTAGTCAAAGAGGCTACGGCTGGTGGTATTGTATGGCGTAGAAATAAGAAAAATAAGATAGAAATATTGCTCCACAAAGACCCAAAAGAACGGTGGACGATTCCAAAAGGGCATATAGAACCAGGTGAAACAGCCCGTGAAACTGCAGAACGAGAAATACGTGAAGAAACAGGGCTGCAAGAGATGAAAGTGATGAACTGGTTAGGCAAGATAAATTTTCAATATCGCCGCCAAAATAGCCTGATTCTTATGACTACTCACATATATTTAGTGCAGGCAAAGGGTGACACAAACAACATCCGTAAAGAAGACTTTATGAAAAGTATTGCATGGCTCGATGCGAACGATGCGCTAGAAAAAATTGAATATGAAGATATTGGTAAGTTAATACTACTGGGCTTAAAGGATATTAGAGATGCAGGATTATAG
- the nusB gene encoding transcription antitermination factor NusB codes for MASNRHLGRIVALQTLYEAEFRISCNDAEFEMSSVLDRNIARYSETIEDKDFIVSLVTGVQDKEAELDGELQPLAPDWPIDKIARIDRVILRMGLYELKYEKDVPPKVVINEAVELAKAFGGENSSKFINGVLGTSYRAIEAQKPKKASSKKAK; via the coding sequence ATGGCATCAAATAGACACCTAGGAAGAATAGTAGCACTGCAGACACTATACGAAGCAGAATTTCGTATTAGCTGCAATGATGCAGAATTTGAGATGTCTTCTGTGCTAGACAGAAACATTGCACGCTATAGCGAAACGATAGAAGATAAAGACTTTATCGTCAGTTTAGTAACAGGTGTGCAAGACAAAGAAGCCGAACTAGATGGTGAGCTGCAACCATTAGCGCCAGATTGGCCCATTGATAAAATAGCGCGGATTGATCGTGTTATCTTACGAATGGGACTTTATGAACTTAAATACGAAAAAGATGTTCCACCAAAAGTTGTCATTAACGAAGCCGTAGAGCTTGCAAAGGCATTTGGTGGTGAAAATTCATCTAAGTTCATAAATGGTGTACTTGGTACTTCTTATAGAGCCATAGAGGCCCAAAAACCCAAAAAAGCTTCCTCCAAGAAAGCAAAGTAA